One Chroogloeocystis siderophila 5.2 s.c.1 DNA segment encodes these proteins:
- a CDS encoding DUF6464 family protein yields MLALLWIIAVGFIPPLLSVWIMRRTQKRMQAELRRAMTATNRIRARRYPVSLPPDSYYLEGVGYLIGDISCRFNARSRYIRCAVNPEGPCQGCRHYEQKEEV; encoded by the coding sequence GTGTTAGCGCTACTCTGGATTATTGCTGTAGGTTTCATCCCGCCTTTACTTTCAGTATGGATTATGCGCCGTACTCAAAAAAGAATGCAAGCTGAGTTGAGACGGGCGATGACAGCAACAAATAGGATAAGGGCTAGGCGCTATCCGGTTTCTTTACCTCCAGATAGCTATTACCTAGAAGGAGTTGGGTATCTCATTGGTGACATTAGTTGTAGATTTAATGCGAGATCGCGTTATATTCGCTGTGCTGTCAACCCTGAAGGTCCTTGTCAGGGATGTCGTCACTACGAGCAAAAAGAGGAAGTCTGA
- a CDS encoding ABC transporter ATP-binding protein produces the protein MQSLNRVLGSLKYYWLITTGALISLLLLTAANAITPQLFRWGIDQGIASFDYQVIFEVAGAMVLVAIGRGLFNFGQTFWAEKVSQGVAYDLRNIIFRKIQNLSFSYHDQAQTSQLLTRITSDVEQIRTFVGTSLIQVVGAVVTLITIATILIMMNWQLALITLGLVPIAAMILARFLIKNQKLFGQVQERLGDLNAVLQENIFGVRVVKAFVREPIEMARYTKLNDDLVKVNMKTIAAIRNTFPWIFLLSNLITVIVVGVGGIQVIGGTFSIGELVAFNSYLLFILQPILLIGFAAPAIAQAAASAERVYEVVDAEIEISDRPHAVPFEKCGGRITFENVHFRYPGATTEALKGISFETKPQELIAILGMTGSGKSTIMNLIPRFYDVTAGAVRIDGRDVRDFQLESLRSHIGIVFQETTLFSGTIRDNIAYAEPNAPLEKVIDVAKTAQIHDFIASLPDGYDTTVGERGLGLSGGQKQRIAIARTLLTNYRILILDDSTSAVDAKTAADIQEALDDLMRRKTCTSFVIAQRISTVRNADRILLMDKGHLVAQGTHEDLMRTSTLYGSILESQMKQPTTA, from the coding sequence ATGCAATCTCTCAACCGCGTCCTCGGAAGTCTCAAATATTACTGGCTGATTACGACTGGAGCATTAATTAGCTTATTACTGCTAACAGCAGCGAATGCTATTACTCCGCAACTATTTCGCTGGGGTATTGACCAAGGTATTGCTAGCTTCGACTATCAAGTCATTTTTGAAGTTGCTGGCGCGATGGTTTTGGTCGCGATCGGGCGCGGCTTATTTAATTTTGGACAAACTTTTTGGGCAGAAAAGGTTTCCCAAGGCGTCGCCTACGATTTGCGCAACATAATTTTTAGAAAAATCCAGAATCTCAGTTTTAGTTATCACGATCAAGCACAAACTTCGCAGTTACTGACGCGGATTACCAGCGATGTCGAACAAATTAGGACTTTTGTCGGGACAAGTTTGATTCAAGTGGTTGGTGCTGTCGTCACGTTAATCACCATCGCAACGATTCTAATTATGATGAACTGGCAATTAGCATTAATTACGTTGGGTTTAGTTCCCATCGCTGCGATGATCTTAGCACGATTTCTCATTAAAAATCAAAAGCTGTTTGGTCAAGTACAAGAACGACTTGGAGATCTCAATGCAGTTTTGCAAGAGAATATTTTTGGAGTTCGTGTTGTCAAAGCTTTTGTGCGCGAACCGATAGAAATGGCGCGGTATACCAAGCTAAACGATGACTTGGTGAAGGTTAATATGAAGACGATCGCCGCGATTCGCAATACGTTTCCGTGGATTTTTCTACTCAGTAACCTAATCACTGTTATTGTTGTTGGTGTCGGTGGAATTCAGGTGATTGGCGGGACATTTTCGATTGGTGAATTAGTCGCGTTTAACTCTTATCTATTATTTATCCTGCAACCAATCTTACTCATTGGTTTCGCCGCCCCTGCGATCGCCCAAGCTGCTGCTTCTGCTGAACGTGTCTATGAAGTTGTCGATGCGGAAATTGAAATTAGCGATCGCCCTCATGCTGTACCGTTTGAAAAATGTGGGGGTCGTATCACCTTTGAAAATGTCCATTTCCGCTATCCAGGAGCGACGACAGAGGCTCTCAAAGGCATTTCGTTTGAAACTAAACCTCAAGAATTAATCGCCATCCTCGGCATGACAGGTTCGGGTAAAAGTACGATTATGAACCTCATCCCTCGCTTCTACGATGTCACCGCCGGCGCTGTCCGAATTGACGGGCGTGACGTGCGCGATTTTCAGTTAGAAAGCTTGCGATCGCACATTGGTATTGTCTTTCAAGAAACAACGCTCTTTTCTGGTACGATTCGCGATAATATTGCTTACGCAGAACCAAATGCCCCCTTAGAAAAAGTCATCGACGTTGCTAAAACGGCTCAAATCCATGACTTTATCGCGAGTTTACCCGATGGCTACGATACAACTGTCGGCGAACGCGGTTTAGGGTTATCAGGAGGACAAAAACAAAGAATTGCGATCGCGCGAACTCTCCTCACCAACTACCGCATTTTAATTCTGGATGATAGTACCTCAGCAGTTGATGCCAAAACAGCGGCTGATATTCAAGAAGCTTTAGATGACTTAATGCGCCGCAAAACTTGCACATCTTTTGTCATTGCCCAAAGAATCAGCACTGTCCGCAACGCTGATCGCATCTTACTCATGGACAAAGGACACTTAGTCGCCCAAGGAACGCATGAGGATTTGATGCGCACTAGTACACTGTATGGTTCAATTCTAGAGTCGCAAATGAAACAACCAACAACAGCCTAG
- a CDS encoding pentapeptide repeat-containing protein, whose protein sequence is MSANERYYRVLGLEPGATLEEVNQAYKDLAFIWHPDRIPKDNPRLQQKANEFLKEINTARDRLRSHLQQKTVATPPPASPPPPSYRPPRPQSSNTRYWGADFKRANLKEKDLSGRDFRNANFTGANLSDAFMHKVNLSGANLFQANLFRANLLQANLSHANLREANLVGADLSGSDLSGADLRGARIGVGDRILVKLTGARLTGTIMPDGTVHQ, encoded by the coding sequence ATGAGTGCCAACGAGCGATACTACAGAGTTCTGGGACTAGAACCAGGTGCAACACTCGAAGAAGTGAACCAAGCTTATAAAGATTTGGCATTTATTTGGCATCCGGATCGGATTCCTAAAGATAATCCGCGACTGCAACAAAAAGCAAACGAGTTTCTCAAAGAAATTAATACAGCACGCGATCGCCTGCGATCGCATCTTCAACAAAAAACCGTCGCTACTCCACCGCCAGCCTCACCACCACCACCGTCATATCGCCCCCCTCGCCCGCAATCAAGTAATACTCGCTATTGGGGTGCAGATTTTAAACGCGCTAACTTGAAAGAAAAAGATCTTTCGGGTCGAGATTTTCGCAATGCTAATTTTACTGGTGCAAATCTCAGCGATGCTTTTATGCATAAAGTTAATCTCAGTGGCGCAAATTTATTTCAAGCGAATTTGTTTCGCGCGAATCTCTTGCAGGCTAACCTTAGTCATGCGAATCTTCGTGAAGCCAATTTAGTGGGTGCTGACTTGAGTGGTTCTGATTTAAGTGGTGCTGATTTACGCGGGGCACGGATTGGCGTTGGCGATCGCATTTTAGTCAAACTTACAGGTGCGCGTTTAACAGGAACGATTATGCCTGATGGCACAGTTCATCAGTAG